From the genome of Sediminibacter sp. Hel_I_10:
ATCAGTTCGTAACAATAAAATGGGTGTTCGCTTTGCTTCGGAAAATAGATGACTCCCAATTTTTGATAGCCACGAAGTTCGTAAAATTTTTGGTTCCGCTGGTTTTTAGAAAAAGTATCTAATCTCACGGAAGGCGCTTCTGTTTTTATGGCAAGATCTTCTGCAAAATCCATAAGTTCTTGAGCCAATCCTTTGCCTTGATGCTTTGGGTGAACGGCCAATCTATGAATGTAGAGATTGTCTTGATTAGGGGTTAACCAATCTACCTCAATATAGTCATCATCCATAACTTTAGAAATGGTCACACAACCCATTATGGTACCATTGACATCGTAAACATAAAGCTCATCGCGTTTGATGTCCTTATAAAATGCAGCGCTATTGGGGTAGTGCTCATTCCATTGAAAAACGCCCTTAGAGATTAAGTGTTTGGCACAGGCAGATGTGATAGACATTAGAGTGTCAACGTCATAAGTATGGGCTTTACGAATCATAAAATTACAAAGTATGAGTAGCGGTATTGTCGATAAAATTTTAATTATCTTTGCGAACTATTTTAAGCAAAGTTACCTTTTAAATATTTGATTATGAAGTCGATTCTTGTTCCTGTAGGTTCATCTAAAAATGCAGAAAGTCATTTACAATATGCGGTTGATTTTGCTAGAGCATTTGGCGCAAAATTATTTGTGGTGCAAATTTATAATGTATACACAAAAGCTGGAACTTTAGTAAAAATAGATCACATTTTAGAGCGTGAGAGTGCCGCTTTCTTAAAGCAGCATGTTTCCAAAATTGATACCAATGGGGTAGAGGTCATTGTCAAAACATTTAAGGGAAAACTTGTGGATACCCTCGAGCTTGCCTGTAATGCACTAGATATCGATTTGATATTGTTAGAGCCAAGAACAAACTCTATAAAAGATGAGGTGTATTTGGGTAAAACTTCAGGAAAAATTGTGAAGCAAACAGATATACCAGCATTGATTGTACCAGAAGGATATCAATTTAGACCGATTGAAAATATACTATTCGCCTTAAAATCGGCCATTCTAAAACGCGAAGACTCTTTGCTACCTTTACGGAGTATTAAGGATCAATTTCACTCTCAAATAACGTTATTGTTGGTAAAGACACCATTTCATAATGACGGTGATTTTGACGTTAGTGACCAATTAAAAGCGTTGACTGCAAAAACACTTAAAAGTGAAAATGCTACCACATTTCAAGGTGTTTTGGAACATTACAAAGAAAACAAACCTGATTTACTATGTGTGGTAAGACGAAAGCGTGGTTTTTTTACCAAGCTTTGGGAAAGCAACACCATTTTGAAAAAAGATTTTCATAGTGCCACTTTACCTGTTTTGGTGTTGAGCGGATTGAAATAAAAACCTATATTTGACATTCTTAATCTGGGGCATTAGCTCAGTTGGCTAGAGCGCTACGCTGGCAGCGTAGAGGTCATCGGTTCGAATCCGATATGCTCCACAGAGTTGAGTTAGTACTGTTCTGTAAATAAGAGTATTAGATTTTTAAGTTAGTGATTTTTGCACACTAATTTCACACGTAAATAAAAAGAGAGCCTTTAGACAGCTCTCTTTTTTTGATATAACCACTTACGGTGGCTCCATTTGGATACCATGGACATTCAAATATAATCAATCCTTTGATATAAAAATGTAAGTGTAATATCGAAATTCCATTTTTCCATTTACTTTTTCATGGAATTTCTTCTTTTGTACATGATATTTCTCGAGACCATTTTCTAGCGCGATAATGTCCAGTTCCGACTCTGATAGTTTTTCATGGACTGGTGAGATATGGATCTCATTTGCTTTGATGACGTGCAGTGTTTTCATTTTTTCTTCAGAATTATAGATTTGTATTTAAATACATAGCAGTAATGCTCAAATTTTGGTGCACGGCTGGCCATGTCGAAATGCTTATGTTCTTTCAAAGAGTAATCTACTAAACCATAACTTAACGCGATGCTCAGTTTTTGTTCTGTTGATAATTTTGAGTATACCGGTAATACGTGCAACTCATTTTGATTAGGTAATAGATTGTAAATCATAAGGGATCGGATTAAATTAATATTGTACAAATATAATGTACAATATTTAACTGCCAAACTTTATGTACATTATATTTGATACTTTTTGTTTACATTTGTCTTATGAAATCAGAATTATTGAAAGAAGCAGCGTTTTATGCTGAGCTTTTAAGACTTATAGATAAGGACTTAAAAAGTAAGAAACTGAAGCCAGGATCTCTACTAAGAGATGACGTCAATTATATAATCAGTAGGACCCAATACTATAACATGCAAAAAGTAGCTGAGGGTAGGCAGGATGTATCTAGGCTATCAAACTCGAGACTTAAATCACTTTGTGATTACTTGAATGTTGAAATCAAAGATATCCAGTATTGGATTACAGTCAAGGAAAATGATCATTAATGAAGAAAGAGGACATTCTCAAAAGGCTCCAAGAAATTGAGATTAATGCACAACGTCTTTTTGAAGATGCTGCTGCACTAAGGGAAGAGCTGTCTGGTGGTTCGGACAGCTCTTATTCTAAAAATGCCCTGTCACCGGAACATCGTCAAGCCATTCTGGCCAAAAGAAAAAAGAACATGTTAAAATAAAATACCATGCAACATACGGCTTCATATAATGAATTTGCAAATGAATCAGCAATGTTACATTTCTTGTTGATCTATTTCGAAATGGCATCTCCTCCTCACACAGAATCTTTAAAACAAAGCATGTTAACGCAAGGAAGTGCTACCGAATGGAAGGACCATTTCATATATAGATTTCTGGATGAGAGCGATAGT
Proteins encoded in this window:
- a CDS encoding GNAT family N-acetyltransferase translates to MIRKAHTYDVDTLMSITSACAKHLISKGVFQWNEHYPNSAAFYKDIKRDELYVYDVNGTIMGCVTISKVMDDDYIEVDWLTPNQDNLYIHRLAVHPKHQGKGLAQELMDFAEDLAIKTEAPSVRLDTFSKNQRNQKFYELRGYQKLGVIYFPKQSEHPFYCYELIL
- a CDS encoding universal stress protein: MKSILVPVGSSKNAESHLQYAVDFARAFGAKLFVVQIYNVYTKAGTLVKIDHILERESAAFLKQHVSKIDTNGVEVIVKTFKGKLVDTLELACNALDIDLILLEPRTNSIKDEVYLGKTSGKIVKQTDIPALIVPEGYQFRPIENILFALKSAILKREDSLLPLRSIKDQFHSQITLLLVKTPFHNDGDFDVSDQLKALTAKTLKSENATTFQGVLEHYKENKPDLLCVVRRKRGFFTKLWESNTILKKDFHSATLPVLVLSGLK